TTCCCTTTCGATAGGGAATGTATATGACTTACTGGCCGAAAGTAGAGCAAAAGAAAACTCCGCCACGAGATGGGCGGAGTGTTGTCCAATCGAATATCAAAAATTACAAGCTGCTGAATAGACGTAGCAGCACCGCGATGCGGCCCGGGATAGCATCGATGACGACATGCTCATGGGAGGCGTGTGCCCCGTCGCCTACAGGCCCTAGTCCATCGAGGGTAGGAGTCCCTTCGTCTGCGGCGAAATTCCCATCGCTGGTCCCGCCGACCCCACGTTCCGTCAAAGTAAATCCTTCTAGCTGTGCCTGAGCCTGAGCTTGTAAAAATAGCTCTTCTGTCCCACTGGTTCTCTCCATAGGGGGCTTCGTGATTCCGCCTTCCACGGTCAATTGCGCACCATGTAGAACAGGCGAGAGCTGATTCATGAGGGTGGTGATTCTCTCAGCTTCTTCACTTGTACTGATGCGGACATCGATGTCCGCTTCGACATAGTCAGGAATGACGTTGGAGACGCTTCCCCCACGGATCGTGCCGACAGAGAGCGTCGTGCCTGCATCATAATCGGTAAAGGATTGAATGGCAATCACGTGGTGGGCAATCTCTTCGATGGCATTTACTCCCAGGGCATGATCATTTCCAGCATGGGCGGCACGACCCGTGACCTTTAATACAAACTCTCCACCGCCTTTACGGCTCGTTTTCAGCGATCCGTCTCCAGCGGCAGGCTCGATCACAAGCGCACACTTACTTCGTCTCGCTTCCTCGCGAATCCATTTCTCCGACGATACGCTGCCAATTTCCTCATCGGTATTCCAGAAAAAGACGAGCTTACTTTTTAGCGGAATGTTTTCTTCGACGATTGTCTTCAGCGCGAAATAGCAGAAGATAATGCCCGCCTTCATATCGTACGTTCCCGGTCCAAATACCCGCCCATCCTCGATTTTCCAGGGCTCGCGTACGAGTGTGCCCAGCTCCTTCACGGTGTCAAAGTGACCGAGCACCATGATCTGTTCATCGCCTTCTCCGTATTCCACCCGCAATTGATTTCCGTATGTAGACTGAGGAATGATATCGACTTTACACCCGAGTGAGCGGAAGCGATCTGCGATAAATACGCCCAGGTGATCTACGGCTTGCTTATCGTGAGTGGGAGTTTCCATTTCTACGTATGTGCGCAGCTCTGCGAGAATATCGGGGAGCTTTTGCTGGTAATGGACAGTCCAATTGGTAGCCATCATTTTTCCTCCTCCATGATGATTTCATATGCACTATAATTCTTTAGCTGCATTTTCGCCAGAGAAAAGTACAATTTCACAGACGGAAACGATAAAAATGGGACATACTACAAAAGAACTAAGGGAGAGAGAGGGGAAATCTCTCGTATTTGATTTGTGAATAAAATTCTGTATATTGGGTATTTAAATTATGAGTAAAAAAAGATTGAAATTGTTCATTAATTGATTAAAATAATCATTATCCTGTATAAATATAAGTTGTCGAGTAATATAAATCCTCTCGATCTTGGCGCCTATATTTTCTACCTGATTCTAACGACAATTCTAACGGGGGTACCACGATGAAAAAACAAATGTCGATCTTTTCCATTGCACTCACTTCCCTTTTGGCTGCTACTATGATGGCAGGCTGCGGTACTGGCAATCAATCCGGCGCGGGTCAGACTCCTGCTCAACCACAAGCAGGACAACAGCAACCAAGCGGTGAGAAAAAGACCCTGACCATGGCTACATCGGCCGACTACAAGCCATATGAATACCACGATCTGACGAGCGGCAAGGATGAAATTGTTGGCTTTGATGTGGATCTCGCGAAGTACATTGGAAAAGAGCTCGGATACGAAGTACAAGTCAATGATATGAACTTTGATGGATTGGTGCCTGCGCTGCAAACCAATCGTGCGGACTTCGTAATGGCTGGGATGACACCGACTCCCGAGCGCCAAAAGAACGTGGATTTCTCCGAGATCTACTACGATGCGAAAAATACGATTGTCTCCAAAAAAGAGAGCAACCTGACAAAGCCAGACCAGCTGGCTGGTAAAAAAGTAGCGGTACAACTCGGTTCCATTCAAGAATCCGCTGCCAAAGAGCTGGCAAAAACAGCTACTGGTCTGCAAATCACCTCATTGAATAAAACCGGAGAAATCATTGAAGAAGTGAAGACTGGACGCGTGGATGCTGCTATCCTCGAAGATACGGTTGCAAAAGGCTTTGTAGAGAGCAACCCAGGTCTGCAATACACCACGATCGAAAGCGAAGAGAAAAACGGATCTGCGATCGCTTTCCCGAAAGGCTCGACACACGTAACCGAATTTAACCAAGTCATCAAAAAGATGCAGGAAAATGGCGAGATGGACAAGCTGATCAAAAAATGGTTTGGTCAATAATCGTCAGGCTCGTTTGATTGCACGACATTCTATGATTGGTAGCAAGGGGTGGGAAAGGGCATGAATTTGGATTTTGCACAGATTGTGCCCTATATCCCTTTTATTTTACAGGGGATAAAGGTCACATTACTCGTCACATTGCTTTCCGTAGTTTTAGGATTTATTTGGGGTTCCGTACTGGCACTCATTAAAATTTCCAAATTCGGTCCGCTCAATTGGCTGGCTATTGCCTACACATCTGTATTTCGCGGTACGCCTTTGATCTTGCAGCTGACATTTGTCTACTTCGCTACGCCACAGCTGACGGGGTATAACATCTCTCAGCTGGAAGCAGCCGTATTGACGTTTACGCTAAACTCTGGTGCGTACATATCCGAGACGATCCGGGGTGGAATTCTCGCGGTAGACAAAGGACAGTGGGAGGCGGCAAAAGCTCTTGGTGTTCCCTATCGCCGTATGATGATGGACATTATTTTGCCGCAGGGGATCAAAAACATTTTGCCTGCACTGGTGAATGAAACGATCGCGCTCTTGAAAGAATCCGCTCTCGTTTCTACGATCGGTCTCGCTGACATTCTGCAAAACGCCAATGTAGTGAAAGGGGCGATCTTCCGGTATTTTGAGCCGTATATCATTGCCGGTGTCCTTTACTATGTCATGGTCATGCTCTTGACCTGGGTGGCGCGCGTGCTGGAACGGAGGATGAGACGCAGTGATTAAGATCAATAACATTACCAAGTCGTTTGGTCAGCTCGAAGTGTTAAAAGGAATGACGACCGAGATAAGAAAAGGGGAAGTCGTAGCGATCATCGGACCGTCTGGCTCAGGGAAGTCGACCCTTTTGCGCTGCATGAATTTGTTGGAGATCCCAACGACTGGTTCGATTATCATCGATGGACAAGATATTACGGCACCGAAAGCGGACGTATTGAAAATCCGCCAAAAGATCGGGATGGTCTTTCAGCACTTTCATCTCTTTCCGCATATGACGGTTTTAAACAATTTGACGTATGCACCGATCAAGGTCAAAGGGATGTCCAAGGCACAGGCAGAGACAAAAGCGAAAGAGCTGCTGAATCGAGTCGGCTTGTCTGACAAGGCGGATGTATATCCATCTCGCCTGTCCGGGGGTCAAAAGCAGCGTGTTGCTATCGCACGTTCCCTCGTCATGGAACCCGAAATCATGCTGTTCGACGAGCCTACCTCGGCTCTTGACCCGGAGATGGTCAAGGAAGTACTGGAGGTCATGAAGGGCCTGGCTCATACAGGAATGACCATGGCGATCGTGACGCATGAAATGAGGTTTGCTGAGGAGGTCTCTGATCGCATCCTGTTTATTGATCACGGCCAAATCATCGAAGAGACACCGCCCAAGGAGTTCTTTCAAAATCCGCAGAGCGAAAGGGCCAAGCAATTCTTGGAAAAAGTTCGATAGGCAAAAGGAGTCGCGGCCGCTCGTAGTGGTCGTGACTTTTCTTTTTGACTGTACTCGGGAGATGGTCTAGAATCAGTAACAGCCGTGCAGGTTTTGCCTTTATTTTCATGTTATTTCTGGTAGAAGGAGTGAGTGTTTTGGATCGATTACGACTGTTGACATGGTTGGAAATGGCGATGATGGCGGCTCTGGCGCTCGTTTTCAGTCAGATCAAGGTATTTGATATGCCGCAGGGTGGATCTGTATCGTTGGTCATGGTGCCTATCGCGCTGATCGCGGTTCGTCGAGGCATGTTTTCGGGGATCGTCACGGGTCTGGTAGTGGGGGTCTTGCAGCTTTTGTTTGGTAGCACGGTTGTGCATCCGTTGCAATTATTGCTGGATTATCCTCTTGCTTTCGCGGCATTGGGCCTGGTTGGGCTGGTTCGCTTGTCTGGCTTTGAATCGAAGTCTAGCCGCATCATGGTATTGTGGAGCGGGCTGTTACTCGGAGTCCTGGGTAGGTTCGTCTGCCATTTTATCTCGGGAATCGTCTGGTTTGGTCAGTATGCTCCAGAGGGGACGCCTGTCGCCTTGTATTCCTTCGTGTACAACATTACGTACCTGCTTCCAGAGATGATCATTGCGGGAGCGGTTCTCACGGTCGTGCTCACCAGTGCGTCTTCGCTGTTATTTCCGACTCGAGACCGATTGGCATAACTGGACACGCATATTGCTGAGAATTTGTGCATACTGTATTCAGGCAGCAATTGTGTTGCCTGATTTTTTTGTACTTTTCATAGCGCTCATACGGGCTCATGCTGCCAGTGGTGCGTTTATACTTTTTCGTATGGCAGGATACATGTTTATCCGACAGCAGAATATGATGTAATATGCACGTTTGGGAGAACACCTGAAGGAGGTGCGGTATGAATGGGATTGCGCTCCTATCGCCTGCGACAGGGGGGCGCCTTGCGACGTGTTCTCGGGGTTGCGTTGGCTGTCGGAGGTATTACCATCTTCCTGTACATGGCACCTCCGTGGGTTTGGTATAGCCTGTTATCGTTGGCACTCATGGGGGCTGGCTGGCTTTTGTATCATGTGAAGTAATTTCGGTGAGGAGGGGTAGCATGCGGTTTTACACCATCAAGTTGCCGAAGTTCCTAGGTGGCATGGTTCGCGGCATCATAGAGGCATTCAACAAGAAAAAATGACGGCGTCGCCTCGGCCTCCTGAGGGAAAGAGTGGAACGTCGGAAATGCAAAAAAGCACCTCGAGGGTGCTTTTTTTCGCGTTGTAGAGAAGACTACACGCGAGTTACGAGTCCGGATTTCAGTGCTCGGGTACTTACATAAACGCGCTTTGGTTTACCATTTACAAGAATGCGCACTTTTTGTACGTTAACACCCCAAGTGCGGCGAGTTGCGCGCATGGAGTGGGAGCGAGCGTTTCCTGCTTTAGCAGATTTACCAGTTACAAAGCAACGACGTGCCATTACGATCCACCTCCTTGTTGCATCTAACGGAATTCCCTATAAAGGGAACACAAATACTCAACCATAGTAGCACACGAGTGCTGTCAATTGCAATACTTGACATGAGGAAAAGCCCTGTCTTCCTTCTTTCCTTTCTGAACGTATAAGAATTTATAAGCGTAGACACTTATGAATTCTGGAGCGCATAATAACTTTCCACGAAATTGCGCTCGCTCATCCTTGTGAATGCCTCGATAATGGTTTTCTTATTCGACAAAACGCTTCATTTCTTCAATTTGTTAGTGTAGAATTATATGAAGCATGTTTACGCTTACCAAAGCGATCAAGCTGTTGAAAAGAGGAGGAGTCCTTGCATGACAGTTGAAATGAGTACATCTCTGGGGAAAATAGATGTTACAGAAGAAGTGATCGCTCGGATTGCGGGAGGCGCCGCTATGGAAGTCTTCGGCCTTGTGGGAATGTCTCCTAGAAAAGCGCTAAAGGATGGAATTGCCGAGCTGCTGGGACGAGATAACCTGAGTAAAGGGGTTGTCGTTCACAATCAGAACAGCGAAGTAACATTGGACATGCATATCGTCGTCAGCTATGGCGTTAAAATTTCCGAGGTTGCGGGTAATGTACAGCGTCGCGTTCGTTATACCTTGGAGCAAACCGTTGGAATCGATGTCACTGCCGTGAATATTTTCGTGCAGGGAGTACGTACAGACAGGGATACATAATAAGGAGGAACATCAGTTGGTACATACGCGTCTTGATGGCGTGCTTTTTAGCCGGATGGTTTACCTTGGGGCAAACCTTTTGTCTGAAAACGTCAAAGTGGTGGATGGATTGAACGTCTTTCCCGTACCCGATGGAGATACTGGGACAAACATGAATTTGACGCTTACATCAGGTGTGGAGGAATTGAAACGCAAGGAATCTCCTCGCATCACAGAAGCGGCTTCCGCATTGGCCAAAGGCTTGTTGATGGGAGCGCGCGGCAACTCTGGAGTCATTTTATCCCAATTGTTCCGGGGCTTTAGTAAAGCAGTAAACGGGAAAGAGCTCATAAACTCTCGCCAGTTTGCCGAGGCATTAAAATCCGGGGTGGATTCAGCCTATCAAGCTGTCATGAAACCGGTCGAGGGGACGATTCTCACAGTCGCCCGAGAGGCAGCCGATCTGGCTGTCCGTGCAGCTCGCACGACGGACGATATTGTAGTCGTCATGGAAAAAACGTATGAACAGGCGCAGGCGACTCTGCTGCGCACGCCTGAGATGCTGCCAGTCCTCAAAGAGGTAGGCGTCGTCGATTCAGGTGGACAAGGACTGTTGTTTATTTACGAAGGATTTTTGCGCGCGCTGCGCGGCGAAGCACTGGAGGACATCCAGCAAAAGCCGAAGGTAGAGCTGAAAGAGGCTGACCTGGACAAGTTGGTTCACGAGCAGCATGCGCAAATCCATATGAGAACGGAAGACATTACCTTTGGTTACTGCACGGAGTTTATGGTCCATATCGCCCATAGCACCGAGCCTAACAAAAAGCCATTCTCAGAGGGGCTTTTCCGCAGTCAATTAGACCAAATGGGTGACTCCTTGCTGGTTGTATCCGATGATGAAGTCGTAAAGGTACACATTCACGCGGAGCATCCCGGCAACGTGCTGCAATACGCACAGCAATTCGGAAGCCTTCATCGCCTAAAAATTGAAAACATGCGCGAACAGCATGCCAATATTCTCAAAGCAGAAGAGAGTAAGGTGCAACATGCTGTAGCTGTTGCTCCACAGGCTGAAGCGCTTTCTTACGGTTTGATTGCGGTTGCCGCTGGGGAGGGGATCGCCAAGATTTTGCGCAGTATGGGTGTGCACGTAGTCGTCGAAGGCGGACAAACGATGAATCCGAGTACGGAGGATTTCTTGAACGCCATCAAGGGACTGCATGCCAACGAGATCATCATCCTGCCGAATAACAGCAATATCGTCATGGCTGCCGGGCAGGCAGCGGAGTTGTCTGAGGGTTCCGTTTCAGTCATTCCGAGCAAGAGTATTCCTCAAGGCTTGGCGGCATTGGTCGCTTTCAATGGAGCGGCAGAGATCGAAGCCAACACGACTGCGATGAAGAAAGCCATTGCTTCCGTAAAGACAGGAATGGTTACGAACGCCGTTCGCGATACGCGCATGGGCGATGTAGAGATCAAAGAGGGCGACTATATCGGGATTGCTGAAAAGGAAATAGTCACAGCTGGTCCAGACTTGATGGCAAGTGCAGTGACACTCCTCTTGGAATTGGTGGACGAGGATGCAGAGATCGTCACCATGTTCTTGGGAGAAGGGGCGACACAAGAACAGGCAGAAGCTCTAGAGGCGGCATTGGCAGACGCATATCCGGATGTGGAAGTCGAAATCCAGGATGGCGGTCAGCCTCTATATCCGTTCATCTTTTCTGTTGAGTAATTGTGAGAGGAGCGCTCGTGTATGCCAATCGTGATTCTTACCGACAGTGCATCAGATATTGATGCGTCTGTGCGGCAATCTTTGGGAATCGTGGCTGTACCGCTGAAGGTTATGTTCGGATCGGAAACCTATCAAGACGGAGTCACGATTTCCTCCACCGCTTTTTTTGAAAAGCTGAAGCAATCGAGTGTGTTGCCGACTACCTCGCAGCCTTCTCCATTGGAGTTTGCGGAAGCTTACAAGGCGATTTACGAACAGTATGGAAAAGATGTGCAGATTATCGCCATCATGCTGTCTGCTGCATTGTCCGGTACTTACCAATCCGCGATGATCGCCAAGTCTATGCTGGAAGAGAGCATCGACATCACTGTTATCGATTCGCGTAAAGCATCCTACGTGCATGGGATGATCTGTGTGGATGCGGCAAAGGCTGCTCAAGAAGGCAAGAGCAAGCAGCAGATCCTCGATATGATTGACCGCTATCTGGATGAAGTGCAAGTCTACTTTATCGTTGATACGCTGGAGTTCTTGCAAAAAGGCGGACGGATCGGGCGTGCGGCAGCGGTGATTGGCTCTTTGCTAAACATCAAACCGATTTTGACGTTGGATCCAGCTGGTTATGTCACCGCCTTTGACAAGGTGAGGGGTACTAAAAAAGCGATTAATCGCGTACTGGAATTATTCCAGGAGTACTCACAGGGAAAGCCAGTGAAGGTAGGGGTTTTACATAGTTCCGTACCGGATCAGGCTGCGGAAATATTGGAACGGATCAAACAAGAGTTTCAAGTAGCTGACGCTCATTTAGAAGAGGTCGGACCGGTAATTGGCACCCACACCGGACCAGGTTTGATCGGGATTCTGATGATGAAGGGCTAATAGAAAAAAGACACTTGCCAGAGTTCGTTGGTAAGTGTCTTTTTTTCGTGCTTGCTTATAATTCATGAAATCTGCCCATCACCATAGTGTGATAGTAGTTACCGTCAGAAAGAACCTTATCGTTCTTTAACA
This is a stretch of genomic DNA from Brevibacillus choshinensis. It encodes these proteins:
- a CDS encoding Asp23/Gls24 family envelope stress response protein; its protein translation is MTVEMSTSLGKIDVTEEVIARIAGGAAMEVFGLVGMSPRKALKDGIAELLGRDNLSKGVVVHNQNSEVTLDMHIVVSYGVKISEVAGNVQRRVRYTLEQTVGIDVTAVNIFVQGVRTDRDT
- a CDS encoding DegV family protein; the encoded protein is MPIVILTDSASDIDASVRQSLGIVAVPLKVMFGSETYQDGVTISSTAFFEKLKQSSVLPTTSQPSPLEFAEAYKAIYEQYGKDVQIIAIMLSAALSGTYQSAMIAKSMLEESIDITVIDSRKASYVHGMICVDAAKAAQEGKSKQQILDMIDRYLDEVQVYFIVDTLEFLQKGGRIGRAAAVIGSLLNIKPILTLDPAGYVTAFDKVRGTKKAINRVLELFQEYSQGKPVKVGVLHSSVPDQAAEILERIKQEFQVADAHLEEVGPVIGTHTGPGLIGILMMKG
- a CDS encoding amino acid ABC transporter ATP-binding protein; the encoded protein is MIKINNITKSFGQLEVLKGMTTEIRKGEVVAIIGPSGSGKSTLLRCMNLLEIPTTGSIIIDGQDITAPKADVLKIRQKIGMVFQHFHLFPHMTVLNNLTYAPIKVKGMSKAQAETKAKELLNRVGLSDKADVYPSRLSGGQKQRVAIARSLVMEPEIMLFDEPTSALDPEMVKEVLEVMKGLAHTGMTMAIVTHEMRFAEEVSDRILFIDHGQIIEETPPKEFFQNPQSERAKQFLEKVR
- a CDS encoding DAK2 domain-containing protein; translation: MVHTRLDGVLFSRMVYLGANLLSENVKVVDGLNVFPVPDGDTGTNMNLTLTSGVEELKRKESPRITEAASALAKGLLMGARGNSGVILSQLFRGFSKAVNGKELINSRQFAEALKSGVDSAYQAVMKPVEGTILTVAREAADLAVRAARTTDDIVVVMEKTYEQAQATLLRTPEMLPVLKEVGVVDSGGQGLLFIYEGFLRALRGEALEDIQQKPKVELKEADLDKLVHEQHAQIHMRTEDITFGYCTEFMVHIAHSTEPNKKPFSEGLFRSQLDQMGDSLLVVSDDEVVKVHIHAEHPGNVLQYAQQFGSLHRLKIENMREQHANILKAEESKVQHAVAVAPQAEALSYGLIAVAAGEGIAKILRSMGVHVVVEGGQTMNPSTEDFLNAIKGLHANEIIILPNNSNIVMAAGQAAELSEGSVSVIPSKSIPQGLAALVAFNGAAEIEANTTAMKKAIASVKTGMVTNAVRDTRMGDVEIKEGDYIGIAEKEIVTAGPDLMASAVTLLLELVDEDAEIVTMFLGEGATQEQAEALEAALADAYPDVEVEIQDGGQPLYPFIFSVE
- a CDS encoding transporter substrate-binding domain-containing protein, with the translated sequence MKKQMSIFSIALTSLLAATMMAGCGTGNQSGAGQTPAQPQAGQQQPSGEKKTLTMATSADYKPYEYHDLTSGKDEIVGFDVDLAKYIGKELGYEVQVNDMNFDGLVPALQTNRADFVMAGMTPTPERQKNVDFSEIYYDAKNTIVSKKESNLTKPDQLAGKKVAVQLGSIQESAAKELAKTATGLQITSLNKTGEIIEEVKTGRVDAAILEDTVAKGFVESNPGLQYTTIESEEKNGSAIAFPKGSTHVTEFNQVIKKMQENGEMDKLIKKWFGQ
- the spoVM gene encoding stage V sporulation protein SpoVM; its protein translation is MRFYTIKLPKFLGGMVRGIIEAFNKKK
- a CDS encoding amino acid ABC transporter permease, which produces MNLDFAQIVPYIPFILQGIKVTLLVTLLSVVLGFIWGSVLALIKISKFGPLNWLAIAYTSVFRGTPLILQLTFVYFATPQLTGYNISQLEAAVLTFTLNSGAYISETIRGGILAVDKGQWEAAKALGVPYRRMMMDIILPQGIKNILPALVNETIALLKESALVSTIGLADILQNANVVKGAIFRYFEPYIIAGVLYYVMVMLLTWVARVLERRMRRSD
- a CDS encoding M20 family metallopeptidase, whose protein sequence is MATNWTVHYQQKLPDILAELRTYVEMETPTHDKQAVDHLGVFIADRFRSLGCKVDIIPQSTYGNQLRVEYGEGDEQIMVLGHFDTVKELGTLVREPWKIEDGRVFGPGTYDMKAGIIFCYFALKTIVEENIPLKSKLVFFWNTDEEIGSVSSEKWIREEARRSKCALVIEPAAGDGSLKTSRKGGGEFVLKVTGRAAHAGNDHALGVNAIEEIAHHVIAIQSFTDYDAGTTLSVGTIRGGSVSNVIPDYVEADIDVRISTSEEAERITTLMNQLSPVLHGAQLTVEGGITKPPMERTSGTEELFLQAQAQAQLEGFTLTERGVGGTSDGNFAADEGTPTLDGLGPVGDGAHASHEHVVIDAIPGRIAVLLRLFSSL
- the rpmB gene encoding 50S ribosomal protein L28, producing the protein MARRCFVTGKSAKAGNARSHSMRATRRTWGVNVQKVRILVNGKPKRVYVSTRALKSGLVTRV
- the thiT gene encoding energy-coupled thiamine transporter ThiT; the protein is MDRLRLLTWLEMAMMAALALVFSQIKVFDMPQGGSVSLVMVPIALIAVRRGMFSGIVTGLVVGVLQLLFGSTVVHPLQLLLDYPLAFAALGLVGLVRLSGFESKSSRIMVLWSGLLLGVLGRFVCHFISGIVWFGQYAPEGTPVALYSFVYNITYLLPEMIIAGAVLTVVLTSASSLLFPTRDRLA